The genomic stretch TCATTTTTTATTTTCCTTTTTTAGAAAAAAACTTGCTCGCCATCCTGGTTACCTGATAAGCTGACCGTCTGTCTGTAAGGACCGTTGTTCCGCAATAGCTTCTCGGCGGTCCATCTATAGCGGATCAAGAATAAAACTAAATACATCTCGGTGAGATGCTCAAATATAGGTCTGCCGTGTTAACAGTGATCAAATAAAAGGAAAGTACCATGAAGATAACCAAACAAGAAGTAGAACGGGTGGCCGCGTTGGCTCGCCTTGAATTGACTGAAGATGAAATCGAGAAGCTGACCCCGCAACTGGATCACATCCTTAGCTATGTGGCGAAGCTGGATGAACTGGACACCGAGGGCGTACCGGTGACCACCCATACCCAGAGCGTGACCAACGCTTTTCGGGAAGATGAGGTGAGGGAGTCCCTGCCGCGTGAGAAGGCTTTAGCTAATACGGCTAAAGAGA from Candidatus Electrothrix communis encodes the following:
- the gatC gene encoding Asp-tRNA(Asn)/Glu-tRNA(Gln) amidotransferase subunit GatC translates to MKITKQEVERVAALARLELTEDEIEKLTPQLDHILSYVAKLDELDTEGVPVTTHTQSVTNAFREDEVRESLPREKALANTAKENGESFVVPKVMG